The following coding sequences are from one Ruminococcus flavefaciens AE3010 window:
- the ftsH gene encoding ATP-dependent zinc metalloprotease FtsH: protein MGNKRFGMFKGFGRAMSFGKSSAKVYVKALTGKTFADVAGQDEAKEALAEIVDFLHCPEKYAEIGAKLPKGALLVGPPGTGKTLLAQAVAGEADVPFFSISGSEFVEMFVGVGAAKVRDLFRQAAEKAPCIVFIDEIDTIGKKREGQTGSSDEREQTLNQLLTEMDGFDGNKGVVILAATNRPDSLDPALLRPGRFDRRIPVELPDLSGREAILHVHAQKVKLDSDIDFNAIARATAGASGAELANIINEAALIAVRDGRSFVEQKDIEESVEVVIAGYQRRNAVISPKEKELIAYHEIGHALVAAVQADSAPIHKITIVPRTSGALGYTMQIDENEKHLLSKEEVLAKITVLTGGRSAEELVFGTCTTGAANDIEKATKLARAMVTRYGMSSSFDMTALETVNNRYLGGDASLICSAETAARVDEEVCCIIKSAHDKALKILSDNRDKLHELAFFLLERETITGEEFRAILDKKAAHAV from the coding sequence ATGGGCAATAAAAGGTTCGGAATGTTCAAGGGCTTCGGGAGGGCCATGTCTTTCGGGAAAAGCAGTGCGAAAGTATACGTAAAGGCGCTTACGGGCAAGACCTTTGCCGACGTTGCGGGACAGGACGAAGCAAAGGAGGCTCTTGCGGAAATAGTGGACTTTCTGCACTGTCCCGAGAAGTATGCTGAAATAGGCGCCAAGCTGCCAAAGGGAGCTCTCCTTGTGGGACCGCCCGGGACGGGAAAAACTCTCCTTGCACAGGCTGTGGCGGGTGAGGCAGATGTACCCTTTTTCTCCATATCAGGCTCTGAGTTCGTGGAGATGTTTGTAGGAGTAGGAGCCGCAAAGGTTCGGGACTTATTCAGACAGGCTGCGGAAAAGGCTCCCTGCATAGTCTTTATTGACGAGATAGACACCATAGGCAAGAAGCGCGAGGGACAGACGGGAAGCAGCGACGAACGGGAGCAGACTCTGAATCAGCTCCTGACAGAAATGGACGGCTTCGACGGGAACAAGGGCGTTGTGATACTTGCAGCCACCAACCGTCCCGACTCTCTTGACCCTGCGCTGCTTCGTCCCGGGCGTTTCGACAGGCGCATCCCTGTGGAGCTCCCCGACCTTTCAGGCAGGGAAGCCATACTTCATGTTCACGCCCAAAAGGTAAAGCTGGACAGCGATATCGACTTCAATGCAATTGCAAGGGCTACGGCGGGGGCGTCGGGAGCGGAGCTTGCAAACATTATAAATGAAGCGGCACTGATAGCTGTCCGTGACGGGCGCAGCTTCGTGGAGCAAAAGGATATAGAGGAGAGTGTTGAGGTAGTCATCGCGGGCTATCAGCGCAGGAATGCGGTCATTTCGCCGAAAGAAAAGGAGCTCATAGCCTACCACGAGATAGGACACGCTCTTGTGGCAGCTGTACAGGCTGATTCTGCACCTATACATAAGATAACCATAGTGCCCCGCACGTCGGGAGCTCTCGGCTATACCATGCAGATAGACGAGAACGAGAAGCACCTGCTCTCAAAGGAAGAAGTCCTTGCAAAAATAACAGTCCTTACAGGGGGACGCTCCGCAGAGGAGCTGGTTTTCGGCACCTGCACTACGGGAGCTGCAAACGACATCGAAAAGGCGACCAAGCTTGCCCGTGCAATGGTGACCCGCTACGGAATGAGCAGCAGCTTTGACATGACAGCTCTTGAAACGGTGAACAACAGGTATCTGGGCGGAGATGCGTCCCTTATCTGCTCGGCGGAAACGGCTGCAAGGGTGGACGAGGAAGTCTGCTGCATAATAAAGAGCGCACACGATAAAGCTTTGAAGATACTGTCCGACAACAGGGATAAGCTTCATGAGCTGGCGTTTTTTCTCCTTGAAAGAGAGACCATAACGGGGGAGGAGTTCAGAGCCATACTTGACAAAAAAGCTGCACATGCTGTATAA